A stretch of Sphingomonas sp. JUb134 DNA encodes these proteins:
- a CDS encoding peroxiredoxin — protein sequence MTLHIGDTAPDFTVDTQVGPISFHEWAGDSWVFFFSHPADFTPVCTTEMGRTAQLAQAFESRNTKPLGLSTDTAEEHRKWIDDVNDTQKTDLRFPIVADANLAIARMYDMIHPEQSETAAVRSVFIIDPAKKIRLTMTYPMSVGRNFDEVLRVIDALQLGDARRIATPADWMPGKEVIIPPSISDEEARGLFPQGWTEHRAYLRTTMVD from the coding sequence ATGACCCTGCATATTGGCGACACCGCTCCCGACTTCACCGTCGATACCCAGGTCGGCCCGATCAGCTTCCATGAATGGGCCGGCGATAGCTGGGTGTTCTTCTTCAGCCACCCGGCCGACTTCACGCCGGTCTGCACGACCGAGATGGGCCGCACCGCCCAACTCGCCCAGGCGTTCGAGAGCCGCAATACCAAGCCGCTCGGCCTTTCGACCGATACAGCGGAAGAACATCGCAAATGGATCGACGACGTTAACGACACGCAGAAGACCGATCTGCGCTTCCCGATCGTCGCGGATGCCAACCTCGCCATCGCGCGTATGTATGACATGATCCACCCGGAGCAGAGCGAGACCGCAGCGGTGCGCTCGGTCTTCATCATCGATCCGGCCAAGAAAATCCGGCTCACGATGACCTACCCGATGAGCGTCGGCCGCAACTTCGATGAGGTCCTCCGGGTGATCGACGCGCTCCAGCTCGGCGACGCGCGCCGCATCGCGACGCCGGCCGACTGGATGCCCGGTAAAGAGGTCATCATCCCGCCGTCGATCAGCGACGAGGAAGCACGCGGCCTGTTTCCCCAAGGCTGGACCGAGCACCGTGCCTAT